ctctctctctctctagctctctctctctctctctagctctctctctctctcatctatctctctctctctctctctctctcatctctctctatctctctctctctctctctctctctgtctctctctctctctatctctctctctcatctctatctctctctctctctctctctctctctctctctctctctatctctctctctctctatcctctctcatctctatctctctctctctctatctatcatctctctctagtctctctctctctctctctcatctctctctctctctctctctctctctcatctactctctctctctctctatctatctctctctatctctctctctcatctctcatctctctctctctctgctctctctctctatctctgtctctctctatctctgtctctctctctctctctatatatatatatatatatatatatatatatatatatatatatatatatatatatatatatatatatattaaggaTCTCTGTGTTCAGGGGTTAGTTTGAGTGTTATAAGTGATTCCTGTCTGATATTAAACATCTGTCTCATGTTTGTTCAGCTCTGCAGCCTCTTGATGATCCATTTGGACTCtatttccatttcttttcttttctctcctccctccatccccccTCATTTCCATAAAGTGTCCCAGTGTCAGGTCTGCACATGACCTTCCTGTCTGCAGCAGTCTTCCTGTctctgctgccctctgctggcaaCAACTCATGATGGCACCGGTACTCTCAagtcttctttctttcctgcAGCACTAACATCATCATATGTCAAGACAGCTTTACATaaaagcctctttccgaccggagggatgtTTGCAGTTCccagaacataacgttcctagaaccagGTTCTTCTCGTGTTCCGattggaccaatttggggattattaagttcctctggccacagttcctgtaactctttcagctcctacttcagggcagggtctcttCCCTTTCCTGCATGtatggttagatggctgtgattataataacaaaaggtcaggtCCTATGGCcgcttggccagtgtgaatgcaaatggaaaaccTGTTTTGGGGGAgggtagttagtagaactgtttagaagtggactgttcctagaaCTACGGTCCTGGAAccacttggtcggaaagaggctataAAGCTCAGTTCCTCTGTGTCTCTGGGcgttaacttctggatattcagcagcattgctgccacaacggaccgaatggcttcgctcgcatctttctagcaCACGTCCTCAACgccatcgttctcagccactccctctgttcactgattggaccgccaaatatttgacccaagactataccgcaaacccagacggagtactgaagggaaatgaaaattgagcggaggTATGTAGGAGGGCGGATCCAGGctactatgttcccacatttccttctTCATGAATCAGATTGTATCCCCCCCAACCCAAACCCTAACCcaaaaatgttgtgggaggataggacttacattgaagggaaatgtaggaacacaagacctcattttgaaaatgtcctagaaatgtgggaacacagggctgtgggaacattgggctgtgggaacatggggctgtgggaacatggggctgtgggaacatagggctgtgggaacattgggctgtgggaacatagggctgtgggaacatggggctgtgggaacatagggctgtgggaacattgggctgtgggaacatagggctgaccccgaaCCAGAACATTGGTGCATTAAAGAGCCTCAGACGTTTTGTGtgaatttctgtttttatttcttctctgACTTGTGAAACATCACCAAACGCAGATTTCAGTCAGCGACGGAGGTCGGTGTTTCCAGCGTCACAGTTTGGACGGCGTCTGTGTCTTCTGATTGGCCGGCACTGCGCTTGCGGGCGCAGCTCGGCCCCAGAGGCGGAGGCGGCTGACTCCTCCGTCTGGAGCGATTATGAGGCGGACGTGGCTGGCAGCGGAGCAGCGAAGGAGCTCGGCGGCGGCGTACAGATGTCTGTGGTGAGGACGAAGCTGCAACAGACAGGAAGCAGGATAGGatagttttctgttttcttaaccctcatgttgtcttcccgtcgaccagcagctacttttagtttttctgggtcaacattttaataaaaatatattattatttattattatttataataataaaaagatgtTGTTGTGCTTGTCGATTTCCcgctgttttgtcacttttcacgatgttttttttaacgtttttcccgacgtttttgCACACTTTGTTTTCCAAGTATTTTGACGTTTGTTGTTTCCCATTTTTGAAGGTTTTTAGcaacatttttgttacttttttcaacgttattttgtcattattttctccaaatgctttaaaatagaataaaacacccaaattcaatgggaagtagtgaactgatcatttatttaacttgggAAGAGTGTCGTAGGGAacacaacaggagggttaaatgaGTGTTCAGAAAACAATCCTAAAAGGTAATGGGATGTAAACCAACAACTCTTCCAGATCCTCAATCCTCCTCTAATACGactcatatctaaaccacagCAGGTAAcggtcacagttttaaacacctggttaacgttgtgaaacggtcccagtctggttaggtttagacaccaaaactactgagttaagttgataaaaagatggaggtttgggttcaaatcacacgtgacttcacttcctgaaggttaccacgGGACGAACGTGATGTAGCTCCATTTGTTCCCTAAAGTTAAAGGTGTACtctgtaatactgacagctggTGGTTAAAGGTGTactatgtaatactgacagctggTGGTTAAAGGTGTACtgtgtaatactgacagctggTGGTTAAAGGTGTACTAGTAATGCCGACAGCTGTGGTTGAAAGGTGGTAcaatgtaatactgacagctggTGGTTAAAGGTGTACtctgtaatactgacagctggTGTTTAAAGGTgtactatgagttcctgcattgTTTCAgcatgatttcatttttgtctcaaattgttggcatctctccttgatccgctagctgcctggtccctgaacacaccgtgaaaaagcccggtctcaggagacaacacaggggtcgtaaacatCAAACagacactagaggcacaggctgggcaccaaaatacaacaaaccactccagccaatcaccgactcAGAGACTAAAGATCtctacgtgacaaaactacgtcctgccgtcatcacatacgtctCCAGATACTGaaaattgattggtttgtagacgggacTTCctcgtcctctcgtatcctctctctgtgtcggagttttttcaactgactgctactctctcctactgactgctgctctcctactgactgctactctcctctactgactgctgctctcctctactgactgctactctcctctactgactgctgctctctcctactgactgctgctctcctctactgactgctgctctcctctactgactgctgctctcctctactgactgctgctctctcctactgactgctactctcctctactgactgctactctcctactgactgctgctctccctactgactgctgctctcctactgactgctgctctcctctactgactgctgctctctcctactgactgctgctctcctctactgactgctgctctcctctactaactgctgctctctctcctactgactgctgctctcctactgactgctgctctctcctactgactgctgctctcctctactgactgctgctctctctctactgactgctgctctctcctactgactgctgctctctcctactgactgctgctctctcctactgactgctgctctctcctactgactgctgctctctcctactgactgctgctctctcctactgactgctgctctctcctactgactgctgctctctcctactgactgctgctctctcctactgactgctgctctctcctactgactgctgctctctcctactgactgctgctctctcctactgactgctgctctctcctactgactgctgctctctcctactgactgctgctctctcctactgactgctgctctctcctactgactgctgctctctcctactgactgctgctctctcctactgactgctgctctctcctactgactgctgctctctccctactgactgctgctctctcctactgactgctgctctctcctactgactgctgctctctcctactgactgctgctctctcctactgactgctgctctctcctactgactgctgctctctcctactgactgctgctctcccctactgactgctgctctctcctactgactgctgctctcccctactgactgctgctctctcctactgactgctgctctctcctactgactgctgctctctctctactgactgctgctctctcctactgactgctgctctctcctactgactgctgctctctcctactgactgctgctctctcctactgactgctgctctctcctactgactgctgctctctcctactgactgctgctctctcctactgactgctgctctctcctactgactgctgctctctcctactgactgctgctctctcctactgactgctgctctctcctactgactgctgctctccctctactgactgctgctctcctctactgactgctgctctctcctactgactgctgctctcctactgactgctgctctctcctactgactgctactctcctctactgactgctgctctctcctactgactgctgctctctcctactgactgctgctctctcctctactgactgctgctctcctctactgactgctgctctctcctactgactgctgctctctcctactgactgctaatctctcctactgactgctgctctcagatcaaactgaaaagtccgaaagtctggaccaaatgaggtatgtgtgaaaacgcccttagtatactgttgtattttggtgcacagcctgtgcctctagtgctTTTTTGACGTTTATGGTGACAACGTATAAATAGTAGGTAAGTGTAAACAGTTTTATAGGAGTAAACATACTTTCTGAGGGGGGAGAAGGACCTGCCATTTCCCAGAATTCCACCTGGTCTCGATGCACTGAGCTTCCTCTTCGGGGGTCAAAAGACAAACCTCGATCCTGCAAGAGTCGGGGAAGTTACCTGCACGGAAACACACAAGTTGTTTCCTTCTGCTCATGAAGGAAAATGGCAGGGATGCCCTAAATCCAGGATTGTGTTTCGGACTCAGCTGAATAtcgggctttttgacggggttgggtttctgctgaaccctacgctgtcactccgcgctacgctggtcgccgtaatgacggcgccgttgattacaggaaggtgtttacgtaggtggagcttcaatgcagcaggctgagaggaagtggaaatggaactggtgagcagaaaaagggttgtttggcagtactttcagtcaaaagaaggccattcaagtccagctacatgttcaatctgcaatgctgattagtctggtggtggcgaggaccctaaacaatacacaacatcaccgctgttacaacatctggtatgaaacatctggaagaatacgagctgagcatgaaggaatctacagacagcagccagaatgcagcaacttcaggtacggcaaaggaaggacagtcactgtttacttcattaatgtgttgactgtgttcatggactgaggacgggacgaggactcagcagaacctcaaccagggggttcaggattcagcagaaccccaacaatctggattcggtgcatccctagaaaATGCAACACTAGTGTTGATGTGTGTCAGGACCTTTAAAGTGGTTTGTGTCGACCTCGATGCTGCTGATCACTCCGGGATGTCCAAGACGAAACACCGCCCACTCCCAGCCGGGAACCTGCAGGATGCCTCGCTCGTCCACCTGCAGGAGACGTTTTACAGCTGTCTAACTAGGGGTTGCACAGACGAGTGGACGTCAAGCTCAAAACTACTTGGAGCTTGACATCGACTAGTCCTTGATAATTTGGttttgcaacacattctcatcaacgggttcgtatgatattgtacggaaatgtatgcacaccaaaacatgAGACATCCTACGAAACTAAGGGACCACCAGCTGAAAGCTGGGTAGTTAAGGTCACTGCAAAAGCAAAAGGAGTGATCCCTCCTCAATGCTTGCTCGTCAGAgatttgagacggccttcaccgacgagggacagaacaacttcagTTCAGCGAGGACTGAGGAGTCGAGGACCTGTTCCATAAGGTCCATGATGTACCTACAGACTTGCCATTGTCACGTTGTACTTGAGTTAGGGGGCTACACAACATCTACGGTGGCAGTGCTGTCACTTTTTCTGCCGTGATCTCAAAAACAACATAGTAGCCTCCGGGGCAGACGGCATGTTTATGGTTTACTTCACGCAAGTCTGTGTCAGTGtcaagaaatcattcctaccacaggcaatacTACTTgttaacacttcatcactgagtgATAGATAAGAGTCATATACATCTACAATACATTAAGTAAGTAcaacttgcacaaacataggttttacttatatttttatatatactaTTTAAGTAGGTTGTACAGTTTTATTTGCCACTTGTATATATGTTTGTACACCGGGTGTCTTCATGAATGTTAGAAAATAAGTACATCTTCAGTTTAGGGAGACTAGAaagttccgataccgataccagtatcagaacagcctccgatactgcctaaaatgctagtatcggtatcggcaagtactggagttaatgcaccgatacGATTAGCcccgaagaaaatctacttttaaGTGGATATttaaagaaagttctggggcgttcatgtttcacaaagagtttaaactGAGCCAGACcgtacaacaaagatagaaataatatcacatccatacagagatggtagtatacagctgttatacatcatatcatctatacagagatagtagtatacagctgttatacatcatatcatctatacagggatagtagtatacagctgttatacatcatatcatctatacagagatagtagtatacagctgttatacatcatatcatccatacagagatagtagtatacagctgttatacatcatatcatccatacagagatagtagtatacagctgttatacatcatatcatctatacagggatagtagtatacagctgttatacatcatatcatccatacagagatagtagtatacagctgttatacatcatatcatctatacagggatagtagtatacagctgttatacatcatatcatctatacagggttagtagtatacagctgttatacatcatatcatccatacagggatagtagtatacagctgttatacatcatatcatctatacagggatagtagtatacagctgttatacatcatatcatctatacagagatagtagtatacagctgttatacatcatatcatctatacagagatagtagtatacagctgttatacatcatatcatctatacagagatagtagtatacagctgttatacatcatatcatctatacagagatagtagtatacagctgttatacatcatatcatctatacagagatagtagtatacagctgttatacatcatatcatccatacagggatagtagtatacagctgttatacatcatatcatctatacagagatagtagtatacagctgttatacatcatatcatctatacagagatagtagtatacagctgttatacatcatatcatccatacagggatagtagtatacagctgttatacatcatatcatctatacagggatagtagtatacagctgttatacatcatatcatctatacagagatagtagtatacagctgttatacatcatatcatccatacagagatagtagtatacagctgttatacatcatatcatctatacagggatagtagtatacagctgttatacatcatatcatctatacagggatagtagtatacagctgttatacatcatatcatctatacagagatagtagtatacagctgttatacatcatatcatctatacagagatagtagtcctgtatcctcatttttttaaatgaggatGTTTTGGAAGCATGTTGGAAAAGTTTCAGAAAGCGAGTGAAGACATTTTGGTAAGACtatgttttttaaaagtgaGGACCATTCATGAAAACTCAGAAACATTATGTCCCCTTCTTTCTTCCTGAGATGCTTGTTTGAGGATGTAAGCTAGAGTaaagtaaatattaatattaagatcagtgtgtgtgtgtttaaacctGCAGGTGTTTGGGTCTGTCCAGTCTGCGAGCAGTTTCCCAGCCGTCGGCCATGTTGACAGCTCGGCCGAGACCTGCAAACACAGCACGCCAGAATCACCAGTCCACTAACGGTCCGTGTCCACAGGCAGTAATGAAGAACATACCTCTTTTCTTACAacagtcaaaataaaaatgtattgcaaAAGTTCTTTGTGCTGGTTCCAACCAATCATATTGCGTGGATGCCCAAAGTGGGCGTCGCTGCAGCCGAGGCAGACGCCCCCATTGGTCAGAGCCACCAGGTCGACGTCCTGCTGGGGGGAGACAGACGACCAGTCCCTCTGTCCAACGCCGTACACCCGCAGCCTTGCTATCCCTCCATCTGATGACACAAATAAACTACAATATAgagagccgtgtgtgtgtgtgtgtgtgtgtgtgtgtgtgtgtgtgtgtgtgtgtgtgtgtgtgtaagtgtgtgtgtgtgtgtgtgtgtgtgtgtgtgtgtgtgtgtgtgtgtgtgtgtgtgtgtgtgtgtgtgtgtgtgtgtgtgtgtgtgtgtgtgtgtgtgtgtgtgtgtgtgtgtatgtaagtgtgtgtgtgtgtgtgtgtgtgtgtgtgtgtgtgtgtgtgtgtgtgtgtgtgtgtgtgtgtgtgtgtgtgtgtgtgtgtgtgtgtgtgtgtgtgtgtgtgtgtatgtatgtgtgtgtgtgtgtgtgtgtgtgtgtgtgtgtgtgtgtgtgtgtgtgtgtgtgtgtatgtaagtgtgtgtgtgtgtgtgtgtgtgtgtgtgtgtatgtagtgtgtgtgtgtgtgtgtgtgtatgtaagtgtgtgtatgtaagtgtgtgtaagtgtgtgtgtgtgtgtgtatgtaagtgtgtgtgtgtgtgtgtgatgtgtgtgtgtgtgtgtgtgtgtgtgtgtgtgtgtgtgtatgtatgtgtgtgtgtatgtaagtgtgtgtgtgtgtgtgtgtgtttgtgtgtgtgtgtagtgtgtgtgtgtatgtgtgtgtgtgtgtgtaagtgtgtatgtaagtgtgtgtgtgtgtgtgtgtgtgtatgtgtatgtgtgtgtgtgtgtgtgtatgtaagtgtgtg
The Sander vitreus isolate 19-12246 chromosome 18, sanVit1, whole genome shotgun sequence genome window above contains:
- the allc gene encoding allantoicase, whose translation is MAERRAAAKTAAEPDFLQFNDLACEAVGGKVIFATDEWFAPAANLLKRESPQFIASAFTEFGKWMDGWETRRKRIPGHDWCIIQLGVPGQIYGIDVDTSFFTGNHSPYVSIQAGCLDNPPNFTLEGDRTGMAASESQLAAVAKLGSEAWPELLGVSQLKPGYSDCCHNYCKVSCYHRVTHLRLNMHPDGGIARLRVYGVGQRDWSSVSPQQDVDLVALTNGGVCLGCSDAHFGHPRNMIGLGRAVNMADGWETARRLDRPKHLQVDERGILQVPGWEWAVFRLGHPGVISSIEVDTNHFKGNFPDSCRIEVCLLTPEEEAQCIETRWNSGKWQVLLPPQKLRPHHRHLYAAAELLRCSAASHVRLIIAPDGGVSRLRLWGRAAPASAVPANQKTQTPSKL